Proteins encoded by one window of Musa acuminata AAA Group cultivar baxijiao chromosome BXJ2-9, Cavendish_Baxijiao_AAA, whole genome shotgun sequence:
- the LOC103998921 gene encoding uncharacterized protein LOC103998921, with product MEKTGDPAAPLLPPHYPPATEPCYGVPAAAAALQEPYFPEPPAYVLLPFYPRRHRRRGRCHCCGSLFSSSALLSSAFLLVILCSAAFFLWPSDPQLTVARLRFDDLRVTRFPFATIDVVLSVDLMVRNPDFFSLDYRSIVVSIGYRGRPLGSVTADGGHVRARGVSYVHAKLDLDGIRVLNDAIYLIEDLSRGSLPLDTVTEVQGRLRLFFFDVPVQGNVSCALNVNLENQEVIRQDCYSE from the exons ATGGAGAAAACGGGAGATCCCGCGGCTCCGCTCCTTCCGCCTCATTATCCGCCGGCGACGGAGCCGTGTTACGGCGTCCCAGCCGCAGCAGCTGCCCTCCAGGAACCCTACTTCCCGGAACCCCCGGCCTACGTGCTTCTCCCCTTCTAcccccgccgccaccgccgccgcggaCGCTGCCACTGTTGCGGCTCCCTCTTTTCATCCTCCGCCCTCCTCTCGTCGGCCTTCCTCCTCGTCATCCTATGTTCCGCCGCCTTCTTCCTCTGGCCCTCCGACCCCCAGCTAACCGTCGCCCGCCTCCGGTTCGACGACCTCCGCGTCACCCGGTTCCCCTTCGCCACCATTGATGTCGTCCTTAGCGTCGACCTCATGGTCCGTAACCCGGACTTTTTCTCTCTCGACTACCGCTCCATCGTGGTCTCGATCGGGTACCGCGGGAGGCCGCTTGGCTCCGTCACGGCTGACGGCGGCCACGTTAGGGCGCGGGGAGTCTCGTACGTCCACGCCAAGCTCGATCTCGACGGGATCCGCGTGTTGAATGATGCCATCTATCTGATCGAGGATCTCTCTAGGGGATCACTGCCTTTGGACACCGTCACCGAGGTGCAGGGTCGGTTGCGGCTGTTCTTCTTCGACGTCCCCGTTCAG GGAAATGTTTCGTGTGCATTGAATGTCAATCTAGAAAACCAGGAAGTCATTCGTCAAGACTGCTACTCTGAG TGA